In Papaver somniferum cultivar HN1 chromosome 9, ASM357369v1, whole genome shotgun sequence, the genomic stretch TAAGAGAGGAACCTTTTTTTGGGGACTACCCAAAAATTGTGGGGGACTACTTTCCATTTTTTGGGGTGGATATTAAAAGTAATAATGGGTCACCCCAAACTTGCCCTTAGTAATTaaaatagttagtgtaatgattaattagtgttagtataatgattaattaatgaggttagattaattaattgagttcgAAATGAGGGTTTTGGTTACTTAGGTATACTTTAAATTTAGTTAATATTGCTTGAATTGgaaaaatctttcgaaaaaagGAAAAATTTATAAATTGATTTCGACCATGGAAATAGAGTTCGGCTAggacatctgaagaacaggtagccgaactcatctaCAAGTGTTGTTCGGCTAATGGTTctgaaaacacaggtagccgaactcagctttaatggagtttttgctttcaGAAAAAAGTTCGTCTAGGAAAAAaagttgcgacgtaaccgaaccacATGTTCGGCTGGGAAAAAAAAATTCGAcgaaaccgaactcaatatataggttttcagagaaaagttcgtttAGGaggaaaaaattgcgacgtaaccgaactaaaagttcggcagGGAAAATTTTTTTGCGAGGTAActaaacttttctctgaaagaaaaaacttcatgaaagctgagttcggctagttcgacaaattatttcacataattcctagccgaaactctctctgcaacttccattttcaactcatttgatgattactactcattttttcgaccaagtaatgggtttgtggaaTTTTTTTTGAATCGAGACGATGAAgcggaaagaagagaagaaaatgaacCCTCTAATAGTAACAGATTtgtgaaaaattaaaaataatggatttgttatgattttgattttgttaatgatttagattaggttatatatatatatgtctgtgtatttattagattagttttaattttaagGATTATATGCAGAAATAGGTCTGTTTTGGACCCTCACCTTCGTTTGtaggcctgtttttttatttattgcaaaattaggcaagttaaacggattccatccacttttgttatctcggtcaatttatcgcgttgactcgtcaatatctcgccaaaatatcatatagggagatctcgTGAAGGTGTTAAGATTACTAGACTGCCCTTTCTATTCGTGTGTTACAAGCATAGTAAATTTCGCCCACGTGTGTCATTTACTTTCCGACTCAGAGGAGAGTTTTCGGCTGAAGTAACTGCTACCAAAATTGGAATCTAATTGAATCGAGAGAACTCAGGGAGAATTCGAGATGATGGTTAGGGTTTTTCTTGATTTCGATAGGAGATGAAGAGTCCGAAGCAGATTGAAGAATCTCTGTTGCTGTTAAATATCAGTGTTGAATGAAGTTATTCTGATGACGAGATATCAGCTAAGGAAAGAGCTATTTCTATTGATTCATGGTGATGAGCTGAAGAGATTCAATGGAAGTACTAGAGTCTTGTATGAATTAGAAGACATGGGTTCTCATCAGATTTGATTTGCAGCAAGAAAAATGAGACGAATTCCTGATGGTTATGGATGTTAGGGTTTGAGTTGATGTTCTgattttaaaaattagggttgaaaTTCAAAAGTTTGATGGgactggaatcagagaatggttGAGTATTTAAGAAAGAGAAGAATTGTGATTGGGTATCTGAATTTAGATAATGAACTAGTAAATCAAGATGGAGTTCATCTGTGAAGCACCAGTAAATTCTGCACACAGGTTGTTTGTAGAAAGGCTTAATCCAATTACAGGAAGAAGATGAACTTCTGGAAGAGAGGTTATGAAGCTACATAAGTATCGACAGTATTGGTGTTGTtagttgttgttgctggtggatTGACTAGGTTTGAAGTGTTGAGCAGTTGAGAAAGATAAGAATTTTGATTGGGTATAGTTGCAAATTCACATCTTTTGAGTCAATTGATGTGAATTTTACTGGTCAGAGTGGGAACCCATCTGTAACCCTTGGTTTCAAAAATTTTGGTCTCTATATGATTTTCCTTGATCAAGTGGGCAATCTATCTGCAAGTAATCTCATTCAAGGTTTCACCATCTTATTTCCATGATCAAGTAGGTAATCTAAAGTAAATATTATCAGAGCTATGGTTATTGGCTCTCGTATTACTGGATTAACAACAACACTGTACGGGAAGCTCCACATATCCGCAATGTGAGTCTGAATCTAAAACTGATTAGTCATAATTTACCCATACGAAAGAACAAAACGACTAATTATTGTATTTTTTTCGCTTTAATGTCATTTTGAATTGCAGGGAACAATAGATAACTAGAAGAGGTGCAACTATGGATTACAATTTGAACCCATTCTAGGAAGCATCTTTGGTCATCACATAAATCTCAGCAAAAGAGGTTCTCGATCTTTAATCTACATGTTAGACTTTTATGCACACATGATTAAGCTCCTTTTTTGTTTTCTCATCAAGGTTTAACTTATGTATGTGTAACAACACTATTATGGGTTAATTGGATTGGTGTCATGTTGCAGTGGAGGACAAGAACAAAGGTCTGCAATGTAATGAAGTAGTGTTCAGCTGAGGCAGAGAAAATTTTGTTGGTTGCAGTGTGGGGCTGATGAATGAATATGTGTTTACAAGGAATGGTGGTTGAATGGGGATTGATTTAGCACTTGAGCTCAATCGAAGCTGGGAGTTGCGGGTGGTGTTTGAGTTTTGGAAGGAGGCTGTGTGAGATGCAGGGATTATGATATTGAGGAATTAGCGGAACTGAGAAGGATCATTGGGTTCTGGATTGTGTGAACTAGAACAGCTGCTGCTATGGTTTATGGGCTGGAGTGTTGTTAGCTGCTTCAGATGGCGGGGTTGTTTCGTTGGTTAATAGCAGTTTAGAAGAACGTTGCAGGCTTGCAAGTCTGGTGCAGTGGAGGTTATAATGGCTTTGTGCAACTGTGACTAGATGAATATATAGGTTTACAAGAAGATGGTGGATGCTCATTGATGGCTATGGCAATGAGGAGATGCATCGTAGTTAGGGAGTTTTGTGTTGTTGTTCTGAGCTAGTGTATGTTTAGATGCAGGCGTGGATGCATATGTTATAGTTGAGATTAATTGGATGGAGGATACAGAGATGAGATGGTGCAGGAATGCAGGAGCTGAATGATTGAACAGATCCTAGGCCTTCGATTTTCTATGGCTAGATCTATTTCACGCGTACTTATAAACAATGCCACGTAATAAGAAGTGCCACGTACGCAGTGCCACGTAAGAAGTGCCACGTACGCACTATGTGGTGACGTATACAGAGTCAACACACATCTGGTTGGGTCACAATAACCGATTcaaaggacttttaggtctttttagttacAACTAACgatgctaactttccatccatcacttttggtcaaaacttgcctagttttgcaataaataaaaaaaacatgcCTAGTTTTGAAAAGCACAAAAAAAACAGgtctatttttgtaaaaagccctaattttaattacgttaagggtaggttagtcactTCCACACTTTGGGACGCCCTTTATAAGTATAGGGTAGATAttcctatcacaaagtagtcccccaTCATTtctgagtagtccccaaaaaatggttctagGAGAGAGTAAAgtaacctggcttgattggggtgtaccaaattaattggggtatatcaaatgagacaaaataaggtcattttgaagtagaaCACAAAGCCCCTTATccacatatttacaaaaatggCTAATCTACTCTTGATTAATGAACACTAATAAATgtgattaagataattaatttaattagttaattagttgattaaaattttgaaattaggttttattttagattgaactcatggatgtgggtagttttttttttttctttaggaattctaCTTGTAACGGAAATGGCTAAtcgtactacccaaacacttataaATATGGGATTGTAGAGCTGTTGGgcgattttatactcaaaattatagaaggaatcaacattttcagatttgcaaatatgaaaagtcggcaaggtctagGGATGAAGAACATGTCGACTATATCTAGTCGGCAGGGTCtgcggatgaagaacatgccgacaacTTATGGCCGGCATGGTCGataaaaaataccctgccgactataggatttttgacatacagaaaaggtgttacaaatgcatgattagtcggtaAGGTATTGATTTCATAACCttccgactaaaatatagtcggcaaggtatataAATGGATATCTTGCCGACCCTGTaactgctaatttcagagatgaaaagtcggcacggTATTCAACTTTATACCCTGCCGgctatattttagtcggcaaggtcgacaaaaaataccctgtcgacttttggttcgttttgattcttcatttttttttttatttcacatgtatagttagagtgtagaagaaagatttcgattttttttttaaatgttttgGTCGACATGATTTTTTTAGTATGGGCAATTTGGTCTTTTAATACTTTTTAGATACCCCTTAACACACTAGTTTGGATAGGAATTAAAtggatataccccaattaatctggatatATCCCAATCTCGCCGGGCAAAGAAAGGGCCCAAACACTTAATTCTTTAGTTGTCCGAGACTCCGAGTGGGACACTCAGTTCGTAGATATATATAGGTAATGGTAATTGCCTAATTGGTTCTATTTCggagaagaaacaaaaaagaaagttTTCCCtctctaaactccattttattcaTTCTCAACCTTTCCTTCTTCTGGAAACTTCTTTAACCTTTcattttcttaaagaagaaatatgGCGTCGTTTGATTTCTCCATTCATATGAAGTCTAAGGATAAATCTAAAGCTTCATCCAAGATTCCCGCAGATacagcatcatcatcatcttcatctgctGAATCGGAGAACAAATCAACATCAACAAATGATAAGAATGGTAAAAAATTGTTGTTTCTTTATactgaaaaacctaatttcttgGAACAAAAATTGttgtttctttcattttctttgattatttctctTAAAATTTGTTTGTGTTTGATTTTTATACAGAATTACCTGAATCCAATGTCGGCGGACAAGAATCGCAACCTAAATCAACTGATAATGGTAAAAAATTTGTTGGTTCGTCTTGTTTGATTCTTCTCCTATGTGTTTGTGTTATGATTTTTATACAGAAAAACCTAATTTCCCTAATGTTGTTGTTGTGTCTTTTAATTTTTCTCCTAAATTTGTTTGTGTTTGATTTTTATACAGAATTACCTGAATCCAATGTCGGCGGACAAGAATCGCAACCTAAATCAATTGATAATGGTAAAAAATCTGTTGGTTCGTCTTGTTTGATTCTTCTCCTATGTGTTTGTGTTATGATTTTActcaaaattgaagcaaaatcatccACTGGTAATTTCCTCTGATCTCTTTAGTTCTTCTCTCCatgtgttgtttttcttttttcctcttcTACAAAAAATTCTGAATCCGGCGAAGTGACTATGAAAGAATCAGGATCTAAAGAAGAATCTTGTAAAACTGAGATTCCTGGTATATTTTCTGTGTTTCTTTTTGATCTTCAGTATTAGTACTTGATAATGATTGTGTTGATAATAGTCATATACTTTTACATTTGTAACTTGTATGTACAATAAGTCTAGAttaaaaccctaggttttcttAATTACTCACTTACACCGTATATAATTCGTGTAATGGATTAGGGGAATCTGCATCTTCTACTGGCGAAGAAGAATCTGACAAAACTGAGGCTTCCGGTAATGTTTGTGTTATAACTTGTATCTTTCGAACTTCACCAATTCATTAATTCCAAACTAGAAACCCTGGTTTTATTGATTGCTCATTGAACCTATATAAGTTTCTTAAATTCTTAGGAGAGGATAATAGTCAATCTACGAAACCAGAGACTCCACCAAACAGACATGTTTCTCCCAGGATTTTCCAGTTGAGTTTAGTAGGGTTTTTTCTGATTATAAAGTTTACTCCGCAACTAAATGACTTATTTCTTCTAGTAGAAGGGGTTTTTGAAGAAGTTTTTACTGAAGAACAGTGAGTTCAAATGCTCATACAAAGGTGAAGACCTTGGCTGGGACATAGCAATCACGAAAGGCTCTAATCTTGCCGTGGAAAAGAAGGCCTCTGCCTCTGCCTCATCTTCTACATCTACTGAGGTAAATATCCTAATTGTAATTATCTATATTCAGGTTACCTTAAAGAGTCTCGTATACACAAATTTAGTTGAGGTGTCATAGTGCTGGAATTAGTTTGTCCCTGTTTAGTTTCCAATTTCTACCGCTGCTTGTTGCAATTGGGGATGTAGAATTCTTTGCAGCTAATATGAATGGTATTCTAAGTTTATGTACCAATTCCACTTAAAGTCTCCATATGTGGCCAAGTAATGTGAGTTTCTCAGCTAGTAGGTttttgtttaacaaactcatagGTCTAGCATAGCTGTGTACTAAGTGTTTGTTAATATGCCTGAAAGGTGTTGGTAACAATGCTTGAAGAATTTGTACTACTAGTGTGCTTTCTTTTTGATGTTTCAAGTAGTGTCCCTGGTTGGAGAAAGTCTTAATATGGTAGTTTAAGTTAGCATTCTTCATGTTTGTTATTATTACACCTTTATGTTTTGGTTTGGCTGTTTTTTTTTCTACTTGGTGTGAGTAGGAGTTAAAAAAGTATGCTACTTTGGACTGGTGCGGTAAAAGGGAGGTTTCTTGAAAGTCGAACTTCGTTAAAAATTTGATTACTAGTGTTGTTAATGCTGGCGGAATCTCGTTGGTCATATTGGTTCCTCGTTTAGTGGGTTGGTTGAGTAATGAAATTCGGCAATTAGGAAAGCTTATGCTGAGACTTTAGGGAGATTGGCTGTTGTTGAAAGGTGAAAAGTGTTTGTGATCTGTCTGTTGAATCGTCAGCACTGGCGAGATCTAAATTATATATAATGGAGGTAAATTTATTACTATTTAAAGTGGTTTTTGCTGTTGTTGGGTAGGAGTGATCTTTTTGTGTATCTAGTTATTGTTCGCTGATTACTTCGTTTTTTGGTATAtcttgtgtagttgcaggaaatcctacactacacccctcatatgatttcattattgatcaactcatttttaggtttatattcttaattttattgattaatttttgaatgttcttacaagaaagataaagaagtcaagaatgatctctgctttgaactttctctctcctatttacttgtttattactcaaaaaagatctctctcttctttacaactcgaatgactatttataaggaaatacatagtggatgacagctaatctgtcctttattttcggatatggtttgcgacattctcgcaaccttacaaatgttaatttcgcaagttctctaattttcgcaggactatcacatctttctcatgatcctagctgacgtcgtttgttatattcttcctgaaattgttctgcgacgctattgtgctgtaccattgataatttcgctgagacattattgttgcgagattctgatcctacatcttgcctcttctcgtatattctctacaaagtagagaatgatgtgagaaatgccgcaaccgttctcttctttatattctgcatttatcacacgtattctttcttccgtttatttctcgacacgtcttttgtaaccgttgcattttaaccgcttatatctttccgtattaatcatgttgattttctcgaggagaaattccctatATATagattccttctcactctcttttttcttatttttattttctctgcaacttcatcgttctcctgcaaactccattattgcaacttttcttctttcttcttcaaccttcttaagttcttcttcatcttcatactagatcttcatagttcgtaattttcttcgagacaatctccctgctattatttttcatggattcatcaaggttagtcttttcttttcttttttatgagATTTGctgaattgatatatttgaaattgatcttgtttatttccttatttgatgttgtttatgtgattctcatactcttgttatttcagcaaaagcggctccagcac encodes the following:
- the LOC113309288 gene encoding uncharacterized protein LOC113309288, whose amino-acid sequence is MASFDFSIHMKSKDKSKASSKIPADTASSSSSSAESENKSTSTNDKNELPESNVGGQESQPKSTDNELPESNVGGQESQPKSIDNVTMKESGSKEESCKTEIPGESASSTGEEESDKTEASEGVFEEVFTEEQ